One genomic window of Luteitalea pratensis includes the following:
- a CDS encoding alpha-L-fucosidase → MAASTALAQPPEGDDINRKSTYQYTPAKENLEAREWFQDARFGLFIHWGVYSVLGDGEWVMQNQGIPAKTYEKLPGFFNPVRYDAAEWVRIARAAGMRYITITSKHHDGFAMYDSKASDYDIVDRTPYGRDVIKALVEEARKEGIKVFFYHSQLDWHHPDYYPRGRTGRASERPESGDFDAYLRYMDTQLTELLTNYGPIGGIWFDGQWDKADENWQLARTYQLIHRLQPAALVGSNHHQSPFPGEDFQMFEKDLPGANTTGFNTTAIGALPRETCETINGAWGFNLQDRRHKSTKELVQYLARAAGADANFLLNVGPMPDGRIQPEHVERLQQVGQWLQVNGASIYGTRQGPIAPRSWGVTTKKGSTVYVHVLDWQDAEIAIPSLGGTPRRATYLKGGGAARFTVQPDGTVLIALDPKARDDYDTVIAFEM, encoded by the coding sequence ATGGCGGCTTCTACCGCGCTCGCGCAACCGCCGGAGGGCGACGACATCAACAGGAAATCCACGTATCAGTACACGCCGGCGAAGGAGAACCTCGAGGCGCGCGAGTGGTTCCAGGATGCCCGCTTCGGCCTGTTCATCCACTGGGGCGTCTACAGCGTGCTCGGCGACGGCGAGTGGGTGATGCAGAACCAGGGCATCCCCGCGAAGACGTACGAGAAGCTGCCGGGGTTCTTCAACCCGGTCCGCTACGACGCGGCCGAGTGGGTGCGCATCGCCAGGGCGGCCGGAATGCGCTACATCACCATCACGAGCAAGCACCACGACGGCTTCGCGATGTACGACTCGAAGGCCTCCGACTACGACATCGTCGACCGCACGCCGTACGGCCGCGACGTGATCAAGGCGCTCGTCGAGGAGGCGCGCAAGGAAGGGATCAAGGTCTTCTTCTACCACTCGCAGCTCGACTGGCATCACCCCGACTACTATCCCCGCGGCCGTACCGGTCGTGCATCGGAGCGGCCCGAGTCCGGCGACTTCGACGCCTACCTGCGGTACATGGACACGCAACTCACCGAGTTGCTGACCAACTACGGTCCGATCGGCGGCATCTGGTTCGATGGGCAGTGGGACAAGGCCGACGAGAACTGGCAGCTCGCACGCACGTACCAGTTGATCCACCGCCTGCAACCGGCGGCGCTCGTCGGCAGCAACCATCACCAGTCGCCGTTCCCTGGTGAGGACTTCCAGATGTTCGAGAAGGACCTGCCGGGCGCCAACACCACGGGGTTCAACACGACCGCCATCGGCGCACTGCCGCGCGAGACGTGCGAGACGATCAACGGCGCGTGGGGCTTCAACCTTCAGGACCGGCGTCACAAGAGCACGAAGGAGCTCGTGCAATACCTGGCGCGTGCGGCCGGCGCCGACGCCAACTTCCTGCTCAACGTCGGACCGATGCCCGACGGGCGCATCCAGCCGGAGCACGTCGAGCGGCTCCAGCAGGTGGGGCAGTGGCTGCAGGTGAACGGCGCGTCGATCTACGGCACGCGGCAGGGGCCGATCGCGCCGCGATCGTGGGGCGTGACCACGAAGAAGGGGAGCACCGTTTACGTGCACGTGCTCGACTGGCAGGATGCCGAGATTGCGATCCCGTCGCTTGGCGGCACGCCGCGGCGGGCGACATACCTGAAGGGTGGAGGTGCGGCCCGCTTCACCGTCCAGCCGGACGGCACGGTGCTGATCGCGCTCGATCCGAAGGCGCGCGACGACTACGACACGGTCATTGCGTTTGAAATGTGA
- a CDS encoding c-type cytochrome, with protein sequence MLNARTVGAVCVALVMIAGTGRSLVMAQAAKKKAAPKAAGGPAPTAEEVASAEEIYKTKCAVCHTLEGNSPIPNMNFADGAWLHGSTVKDVVNTISNGIQGTAMMPFKTQFSEGEIAALARKVRSFDPKLK encoded by the coding sequence ATGTTGAATGCACGGACGGTTGGCGCTGTGTGCGTGGCGCTGGTGATGATCGCGGGAACCGGCAGGTCGCTGGTGATGGCGCAGGCAGCCAAGAAGAAGGCCGCGCCCAAGGCCGCCGGCGGTCCGGCGCCGACAGCCGAGGAGGTGGCATCGGCCGAGGAGATCTACAAGACCAAGTGCGCCGTCTGCCACACCCTCGAAGGCAACTCGCCGATCCCGAACATGAACTTCGCCGACGGCGCGTGGCTGCACGGTTCGACGGTCAAGGACGTGGTCAACACCATCTCGAACGGCATCCAGGGCACCGCCATGATGCCGTTCAAGACGCAGTTCAGCGAAGGCGAGATCGCCGCGCTGGCTCGCAAGGTCCGCAGCTTCGATCCGAAACTCAAGTAG
- a CDS encoding PmoA family protein: MATTASMNAQSPKVAIKSVPAEKKVEVTVDGKAFTTYMWPDTLEKPVLYPITTASGIVVTRGFPPLANERQDHPHHVGLWFNYGDVDGFDFWNNSDAIKPDQKPKMGSVKHREVVKAESKGDHAVLEVKADWISGDGKTRLNETTTFTFRAAAGGVRMIDRVTTLAAAKGTGTVKLPDNKEGALGLRVIRALEDPAEKGGEFKDAAGRVTKMGDMDMSGVTGQYLTSEGKVGKEVWGTRGAWTKLSGTVGGKPVTIAILDAPGNPGYPTYWHARGYGLFAANPLGQAALSNNKDTLNFAIAEGRPATFRYRILFIDGNPSAADMQKYAAAWASTSGGSTSSNP, encoded by the coding sequence ATGGCAACCACCGCGAGCATGAACGCGCAGTCTCCCAAGGTCGCGATCAAAAGTGTCCCGGCCGAGAAGAAGGTCGAGGTCACCGTGGACGGCAAGGCGTTCACGACCTACATGTGGCCGGACACGCTCGAGAAGCCAGTCCTGTACCCGATCACCACCGCGAGCGGCATCGTCGTCACGCGCGGCTTCCCACCCCTCGCCAACGAGCGGCAGGACCACCCGCACCACGTCGGCCTGTGGTTCAACTACGGCGACGTGGACGGCTTCGACTTCTGGAACAACTCCGACGCGATCAAGCCGGATCAGAAGCCGAAGATGGGATCGGTCAAGCACCGTGAGGTGGTCAAGGCCGAGAGCAAGGGCGATCATGCGGTGCTCGAAGTGAAGGCCGACTGGATCTCGGGTGACGGCAAGACGCGCCTGAACGAGACGACCACCTTCACGTTCAGGGCGGCGGCCGGCGGCGTGCGGATGATCGACCGGGTCACGACGCTCGCCGCTGCGAAGGGCACCGGGACGGTGAAGCTGCCCGACAACAAGGAAGGCGCCCTCGGCTTGCGGGTGATCCGCGCCCTCGAGGATCCGGCCGAGAAGGGCGGCGAGTTCAAGGATGCCGCCGGACGCGTCACCAAGATGGGCGACATGGACATGAGCGGCGTCACCGGCCAGTACCTGACCAGCGAAGGCAAGGTCGGCAAGGAAGTGTGGGGCACGCGCGGCGCATGGACCAAGCTGAGTGGGACGGTCGGCGGCAAGCCGGTGACGATCGCCATCCTCGACGCCCCAGGCAACCCGGGCTATCCGACCTATTGGCACGCGCGCGGCTATGGGCTGTTTGCGGCCAATCCGCTCGGTCAGGCGGCGCTCAGCAACAACAAGGACACGTTGAACTTCGCCATCGCCGAAGGCCGTCCGGCCACGTTCCGCTACCGCATCCTGTTCATCGACGGCAATCCCTCGGCCGCCGACATGCAGAAATACGCGGCCGCATGGGCGTCAACCAGCGGCGGGTCCACATCGTCGAATCCGTAG
- a CDS encoding Gfo/Idh/MocA family protein codes for MPDRRQFLHAAGMTAAAASLPARSYARILGANDRVRVGIVGFSDRCRGSLIPAFQQHAAGLNFELVAVSDIWSLRREAGSQQLQKLGNTAPITCRNNDELYARKDVDAVIVATADFQHAQHGVEAVRAGRDAYVEKPMANTMEDARALRKAVKDTGKIVQIGTQRRSTKSYQQAYEYLKSGKFGDIVAVEMTWNVNQPGRWRRPGLIDKLRQEDTDWTRWQLNRPKEAFDPRKYLEFRLFWPYSSGIPDQWLVHQIDTVHWFTGYPRPRSVVANGGIYLWKDGRRNWDTFTGVYDYGPLDDTTKGFQVIYSSRMTNAAGDVKEYYYSNGGMLDLDKNTVTDTGGMKENHAKAMGMKANLLPSMSIAEASATTTAADTGADDSTSANVRNWMECVRSRKPPNASVEAGYSHSVALCMTIAAIQTGQRVTFDDATQDVVIGGQGVPSARR; via the coding sequence ATGCCAGACCGACGACAATTCCTGCACGCAGCCGGCATGACCGCCGCCGCGGCGAGCCTTCCCGCCCGCAGCTACGCCCGTATCCTTGGCGCCAACGATCGTGTCCGCGTCGGCATTGTCGGCTTCTCCGACCGGTGCCGCGGCAGCCTGATCCCGGCGTTCCAGCAGCACGCCGCCGGGCTCAACTTCGAACTGGTCGCCGTCTCCGACATCTGGAGCCTGCGCCGCGAGGCCGGCAGCCAGCAATTGCAGAAGCTCGGAAATACTGCCCCCATCACCTGTCGGAACAATGACGAACTCTACGCCCGCAAGGACGTGGACGCGGTCATCGTCGCGACGGCCGACTTCCAGCACGCGCAGCACGGGGTCGAAGCGGTGCGCGCCGGACGCGACGCGTACGTCGAGAAGCCCATGGCCAACACCATGGAGGACGCTCGCGCCCTCCGCAAGGCGGTGAAGGACACCGGCAAGATCGTGCAGATCGGCACGCAGCGCCGGAGCACGAAGAGCTACCAGCAAGCCTACGAGTATTTGAAGTCGGGCAAGTTCGGCGACATCGTCGCCGTCGAGATGACGTGGAACGTCAACCAGCCCGGACGCTGGCGACGGCCAGGCCTGATCGACAAGCTGCGGCAGGAGGACACCGACTGGACGCGGTGGCAGCTGAATCGTCCGAAGGAAGCGTTCGACCCGCGCAAGTACCTGGAATTCCGCTTGTTCTGGCCGTACTCCTCGGGCATTCCCGATCAGTGGCTCGTCCACCAGATCGATACCGTGCACTGGTTCACCGGTTACCCGCGACCGCGCAGTGTCGTCGCCAACGGCGGCATCTACCTGTGGAAGGACGGCCGTCGCAATTGGGACACCTTCACCGGCGTCTACGACTACGGCCCGCTGGACGACACGACCAAGGGCTTCCAGGTCATCTACAGCTCGCGCATGACCAACGCCGCGGGTGACGTGAAGGAGTACTACTACTCCAACGGCGGCATGCTCGATCTGGACAAGAACACCGTGACCGACACCGGCGGGATGAAGGAGAACCACGCGAAGGCCATGGGCATGAAGGCCAACCTCCTGCCATCGATGTCGATCGCGGAGGCTTCAGCCACGACGACGGCCGCCGACACGGGCGCTGACGACTCGACGTCGGCCAACGTGCGCAACTGGATGGAGTGCGTGCGGAGCCGCAAGCCGCCGAACGCGAGCGTCGAGGCCGGCTACAGTCACTCGGTGGCGCTGTGCATGACCATCGCCGCCATCCAGACCGGCCAGCGCGTCACATTCGACGACGCCACCCAGGACGTGGTGATCGGTGGACAAGGGGTTCCCAGTGCACGACGCTAG
- a CDS encoding TonB-dependent receptor, whose translation MRRSLQRLMACAVLLLAGSPAFAQFERSRVAGTINDQQGGVMPGVTVTATNQATNQTEVSVTDESGFYIFPSLAPGQYTISAELQGFKKATRTAVQLDAAGSITMDLTLETGALTEEVTVTADAALLQTDVAMRKTVESKDIEQMALAGRNPIGVAGLKAGVAGGSFNNYGFDNLGNGGFNINGSRDDENNITIDGATAIRTRASGNIIGIQNVDAVQEVQVLTANYMPEYGRASGGQIRFVTKSGSNRFSGSGTYSYRDESLQANSWTRNRSTNLTESSGPAPFDFKQYGYSGGGPVLKNKLFFFGGQEWVDFFQVSTRTDTVPTLKMRQGDFSELLDPNNGYRAAIAIIDPQTGQPFPGNIIPANRLSQEGLAFLNTYPTPTPDFRQGANNLIQTSPNPREQRKDNIRFDWRPNASNQFNYRYSGYSWKAVDAYRGSFPFVRTDWDRPNYTNTASWTSTIKSNWVNELTYTYSRDYVYINVFEGGDYLRSTRGIDYPYVFPDNKEINDKLPTISVSNFAEIDGGPYPAFSTGPIHTVQNVSTILRGRHTFKAGISFEYSGQNDFDQINVSAVPGSTNNQNGRFEFLDGRAGGTGVGVANMALGLFSNYAELGERNLTEWRSLATDAFVQDSWRPNSKLTVEGGFRYVYWPPWYSNTNNIATFADKAYIAANAPTVNRATGTLSGGVRYNGLMLPGDGFEGAGNDSVIANDPAVLALFTGQPRGFSETHANVFEPRGGISYQLNEKTVVRTSVGMFHNRVTLNDSTLLGGNVPFQPQATISNGVADNPAGVGVNPGNLPIGATAQDLVFKHPTSYMWSASVQREIPMGFILDVSYVGRRGLYLPRERNINQLAPGTLQSNPGVNIAALRPYAGYGAIRLSENAGRSIYNSLQISADRRYTNGFKFGFAYTLGKSEDNGSSKRNVLFNSYDDTTYWGPSQFDRRHVLAFYYIYDLPFFREQDTLIKNLLGGWQVSGATFMRSGIPFSVYQRNRDTAGVGDQGFGQPWNLVGDPGDMNYQLYTVPGTEAFNTAAFAEPAAGTFGNAPRNAWYNPGEQQWDIALFKNFTLGGTRRIQLRAEAFNFINHPNLGNIDNGDLQGQRQADPLSGNFGRITSKNGQRDLQLSVRFQF comes from the coding sequence GTGAGGAGGAGCCTGCAACGCCTGATGGCGTGTGCAGTGCTGCTGCTCGCCGGTTCGCCGGCGTTCGCGCAGTTCGAACGCAGCCGCGTCGCCGGCACCATCAACGACCAGCAGGGCGGCGTCATGCCGGGCGTGACCGTCACGGCCACTAACCAGGCGACCAACCAGACCGAAGTCAGCGTCACCGACGAATCCGGCTTCTACATCTTCCCGAGCCTTGCGCCGGGGCAATACACGATCAGCGCCGAACTGCAAGGGTTCAAGAAGGCGACGCGCACGGCCGTACAGCTCGACGCGGCCGGTTCCATCACGATGGACCTCACGCTCGAGACCGGTGCCTTGACCGAAGAGGTCACGGTGACGGCCGATGCGGCGTTGCTGCAGACCGACGTGGCGATGCGCAAGACCGTTGAATCCAAGGACATCGAGCAGATGGCGCTCGCCGGGCGCAACCCGATTGGCGTGGCGGGCCTCAAGGCGGGCGTCGCCGGCGGGTCCTTCAACAACTATGGCTTTGACAACCTCGGCAACGGCGGCTTCAACATCAACGGCAGCCGTGACGATGAGAACAACATCACGATCGATGGCGCCACCGCCATTCGCACCCGCGCCTCGGGCAACATCATCGGCATCCAGAACGTGGACGCCGTGCAGGAAGTGCAGGTGCTGACGGCCAACTACATGCCGGAGTACGGGCGTGCCTCGGGCGGCCAGATCCGCTTCGTGACCAAGAGCGGCAGCAATCGCTTCAGCGGCAGCGGGACGTATTCCTACCGCGACGAGTCGCTCCAGGCCAACAGCTGGACGCGCAATCGGAGTACCAACCTCACGGAGAGCAGTGGTCCCGCGCCGTTCGACTTCAAGCAGTACGGATACTCCGGCGGCGGCCCGGTGCTGAAGAACAAGCTGTTCTTCTTCGGTGGCCAGGAGTGGGTGGACTTCTTCCAGGTCTCGACGCGAACCGATACCGTGCCGACGCTGAAGATGCGCCAGGGTGACTTCAGCGAGCTGCTCGATCCGAACAACGGCTACCGCGCCGCGATCGCGATCATCGATCCGCAGACCGGCCAGCCGTTCCCGGGCAACATCATCCCGGCCAACCGGTTGTCACAAGAGGGGCTGGCGTTCCTGAACACGTACCCGACGCCGACCCCCGATTTCCGGCAGGGGGCGAACAACCTGATCCAGACCAGCCCGAACCCGCGCGAACAACGCAAGGACAACATCCGCTTCGACTGGCGGCCGAACGCGAGCAACCAGTTCAACTACCGCTACTCGGGCTACAGCTGGAAGGCCGTGGACGCGTACCGCGGGTCGTTCCCGTTCGTCCGGACCGACTGGGATCGTCCCAACTACACGAACACCGCGAGTTGGACCAGCACCATCAAGAGCAACTGGGTGAACGAGCTCACGTACACGTATTCGCGCGACTACGTCTACATCAACGTGTTCGAAGGTGGCGACTACCTGCGAAGCACACGGGGCATCGACTATCCGTACGTGTTTCCCGATAACAAGGAGATCAACGACAAGCTGCCGACGATCAGCGTGAGCAACTTTGCGGAGATCGACGGCGGCCCCTACCCGGCGTTCTCGACCGGTCCGATCCACACCGTCCAGAACGTGAGCACGATCCTGCGTGGCCGTCACACGTTCAAGGCCGGCATCTCCTTCGAGTACTCCGGTCAGAACGACTTCGACCAGATCAACGTCAGCGCCGTGCCTGGCAGCACGAACAACCAGAACGGCCGCTTCGAGTTCCTCGATGGCCGCGCCGGTGGCACGGGCGTCGGCGTCGCGAACATGGCCCTCGGCCTGTTCTCCAACTACGCCGAACTCGGCGAGCGCAACCTCACCGAATGGCGCTCGCTCGCCACGGATGCCTTCGTCCAGGACTCGTGGCGGCCGAACAGCAAGCTGACGGTCGAAGGCGGATTCCGGTACGTCTACTGGCCGCCCTGGTACTCGAATACCAACAACATCGCGACGTTTGCCGACAAAGCGTACATCGCGGCCAATGCGCCGACCGTGAACCGTGCCACCGGCACGCTGTCGGGTGGCGTGCGCTACAACGGCCTGATGCTCCCCGGCGATGGCTTCGAGGGCGCGGGGAACGACTCGGTGATTGCCAACGATCCGGCCGTGCTGGCGCTCTTCACGGGCCAGCCGCGCGGGTTCTCGGAGACGCACGCCAACGTGTTCGAACCGCGCGGCGGCATCAGCTATCAGCTGAACGAAAAGACCGTCGTGCGCACCAGCGTCGGCATGTTCCACAACCGCGTGACGCTCAACGACTCGACGCTGCTCGGCGGCAACGTGCCGTTCCAGCCGCAGGCGACGATCTCGAATGGCGTCGCGGACAACCCGGCCGGCGTGGGGGTCAACCCGGGCAACCTGCCGATCGGCGCTACTGCGCAGGACCTCGTGTTCAAACACCCGACTTCCTACATGTGGTCGGCGAGCGTGCAGCGCGAAATCCCGATGGGCTTCATCCTCGATGTCAGTTACGTGGGACGTCGAGGCCTGTACCTGCCGCGCGAACGCAACATCAACCAGTTGGCGCCCGGAACCTTGCAGTCCAATCCCGGGGTGAACATCGCCGCGCTGCGCCCGTATGCGGGCTACGGCGCGATCCGTCTTTCCGAGAATGCAGGCCGATCGATTTACAACTCGCTGCAGATCTCCGCGGATCGTCGCTACACGAATGGGTTCAAGTTCGGCTTCGCATACACGCTGGGCAAGTCGGAAGACAATGGCTCCTCCAAGCGCAACGTGCTGTTCAACAGCTACGACGACACGACGTACTGGGGGCCGTCCCAGTTCGATCGGCGCCACGTACTGGCGTTCTACTACATCTACGACCTGCCGTTCTTCCGTGAGCAGGACACGCTCATCAAGAATCTGCTCGGCGGGTGGCAGGTCTCTGGCGCGACGTTCATGCGCAGCGGCATCCCGTTCTCTGTGTACCAGAGAAACCGCGACACGGCGGGCGTTGGCGATCAGGGCTTCGGCCAGCCCTGGAACCTCGTCGGCGATCCGGGCGACATGAACTACCAGCTGTACACGGTGCCGGGGACCGAGGCGTTCAACACGGCCGCCTTCGCTGAGCCGGCCGCCGGCACGTTCGGCAACGCCCCGAGGAACGCGTGGTACAACCCCGGCGAGCAGCAGTGGGATATCGCGCTGTTCAAGAACTTCACGCTTGGCGGCACGCGACGCATCCAGTTGCGCGCAGAGGCCTTCAACTTCATCAACCACCCGAACCTCGGCAACATCGACAACGGGGACCTTCAAGGTCAGAGGCAGGCCGATCCGCTGAGCGGCAACTTCGGCCGCATCACCAGCAAGAACGGTCAGCGCGACCTCCAGCTGAGCGTCCGCTTCCAGTTTTAA
- a CDS encoding formylglycine-generating enzyme family protein, with protein sequence MSLLSLGAAVLAAQPAPKAVPAAAYTETIPGSKVSFDMVAVPGGTFTMGSPASEAGRDADEGPQVEVTLKPFWIGKTEVTWDEFDQFAFVGNTGARTGDGGAGDSDAVSKPSRAYGDEAKGYGKGKMPALAMTQHAAMEYCRWLSQVTGKAYRLPTEAEWEYAARAGDTTARPATLEEQAWHAGNAKETPHIVGTKKPNAFGLYDMLGNVAEWTFDLYAENRYAQWAPKATQPVALPTDKRYPHPTRGGSFIEAADKLRFANRQASHEDWSQRDPQVPQSIYWHTDADHVGFRVARALDEQANLKGFKSKVIKESADR encoded by the coding sequence GTGAGTCTTCTGTCGCTCGGCGCCGCCGTGCTCGCGGCGCAGCCGGCGCCCAAGGCCGTTCCTGCGGCTGCCTACACAGAGACCATTCCTGGTAGCAAGGTTTCCTTCGACATGGTCGCCGTCCCCGGCGGCACCTTCACGATGGGGAGTCCCGCGAGTGAGGCGGGCCGCGACGCGGACGAAGGCCCGCAGGTCGAGGTCACGCTGAAGCCGTTCTGGATCGGCAAGACCGAGGTCACCTGGGACGAGTTCGATCAGTTCGCATTCGTCGGCAACACGGGCGCACGCACTGGCGACGGTGGAGCGGGCGACAGTGACGCCGTCAGCAAGCCATCACGAGCCTATGGCGACGAGGCGAAGGGCTACGGCAAGGGCAAGATGCCGGCGCTGGCGATGACGCAGCACGCGGCGATGGAGTACTGCCGATGGCTGTCGCAGGTCACCGGCAAGGCCTATCGCCTGCCGACCGAGGCTGAATGGGAGTACGCCGCCCGTGCTGGCGATACGACGGCGCGTCCTGCCACCCTCGAGGAGCAGGCGTGGCACGCCGGGAACGCGAAGGAGACACCGCACATCGTCGGCACGAAAAAGCCCAACGCGTTCGGCCTGTACGACATGCTCGGCAACGTCGCGGAGTGGACCTTCGATCTCTACGCCGAGAATCGCTACGCGCAATGGGCCCCGAAGGCGACGCAGCCCGTGGCGCTGCCGACCGACAAGCGGTATCCGCACCCGACCCGGGGCGGGTCGTTCATCGAGGCGGCCGACAAGCTCCGTTTCGCGAACCGGCAGGCATCGCACGAGGACTGGAGCCAGCGCGATCCGCAGGTGCCCCAGAGCATCTACTGGCACACCGACGCCGATCACGTCGGCTTCCGTGTGGCCCGTGCGCTCGACGAGCAGGCGAACCTCAAGGGGTTCAAGAGCAAGGTGATCAAGGAGAGTGCGGACAGGTAG
- a CDS encoding Gfo/Idh/MocA family oxidoreductase, with translation MSEQSGSTRRDFLKTTTAAAVGSGLAGWSVIPGAHAQGSDEIRIGLIGAGGRGSGAVADVFKGHETGVRLVAVGDMFSDRTEQAVKRLSEQYGARAAVKPEHVFTGFDAYQKVLAVPDVNYVILATPPGFRPTHLEAAIGAGKNTFTEKPLAVDGPGIRKVMALAKEADAKGISIVGGTQRRHQHGYIETMKRVHGGAIGDVVGMRAYWNQGFLWKRDRQPAWSDMEWQLRNWLYFTWLSGDHIVEQHIHNIDVINWVKKGPPVKATGMGGRQVRTDKAYGHIFDHFAIDYEYPDGSHSLSMCRQIDNCANSVSEAIVGTKGSAQLDKYEITGSAAWKGEKDPISPYVQEHIDLIRIIRAGQKINELQTVAESTLTAIMGRMSAYSGKAVTWDEALNSAEAIVPASLQLGPIPTPPVPMPGQGTI, from the coding sequence ATGTCCGAACAATCTGGATCGACACGGCGAGACTTCCTCAAGACGACAACGGCGGCTGCCGTGGGCAGCGGCCTCGCGGGGTGGAGCGTCATCCCGGGGGCTCACGCGCAGGGCAGCGACGAAATCCGCATCGGCCTGATCGGTGCGGGTGGGCGCGGCAGCGGCGCCGTCGCCGACGTGTTCAAGGGGCATGAGACCGGGGTCCGCCTGGTCGCCGTTGGCGACATGTTCAGCGACCGCACGGAGCAGGCGGTCAAGCGGCTGTCGGAGCAGTACGGCGCGCGTGCGGCAGTGAAGCCCGAGCACGTGTTCACGGGCTTCGACGCGTACCAGAAGGTGCTCGCCGTGCCGGACGTGAACTACGTGATCCTCGCGACGCCGCCGGGTTTCCGGCCGACGCATCTCGAGGCCGCGATCGGCGCCGGCAAGAACACCTTCACCGAGAAACCGCTGGCTGTCGATGGCCCCGGCATCCGCAAGGTGATGGCGCTGGCCAAGGAGGCTGACGCCAAGGGCATCAGCATCGTCGGCGGCACGCAGCGCCGGCACCAGCACGGCTACATCGAGACGATGAAGCGCGTGCACGGCGGCGCCATCGGCGACGTCGTCGGCATGCGGGCGTACTGGAACCAGGGGTTCCTCTGGAAGCGCGATCGCCAGCCGGCCTGGAGCGACATGGAGTGGCAGCTGCGCAACTGGCTGTACTTCACGTGGCTTTCGGGCGACCACATCGTCGAGCAGCACATCCACAACATCGACGTGATCAACTGGGTCAAGAAGGGGCCACCGGTGAAGGCCACCGGCATGGGTGGGCGGCAGGTGCGCACCGACAAGGCCTACGGCCACATCTTCGACCACTTCGCGATCGACTACGAGTACCCGGACGGCTCGCACTCGTTGAGCATGTGCCGCCAGATCGACAACTGCGCCAACAGCGTCTCGGAGGCCATCGTCGGCACCAAGGGCAGCGCGCAGCTGGACAAGTACGAGATTACGGGTTCGGCAGCGTGGAAGGGCGAGAAGGATCCGATCAGCCCGTACGTGCAGGAGCACATCGACCTGATCCGCATCATCCGCGCCGGGCAGAAGATCAACGAGTTGCAGACGGTCGCCGAGTCGACGCTGACGGCGATCATGGGCCGGATGTCGGCCTACAGCGGCAAGGCGGTGACGTGGGACGAGGCGCTGAATTCCGCGGAGGCGATCGTGCCCGCAAGCCTGCAGCTCGGACCGATCCCGACGCCGCCCGTGCCGATGCCCGGTCAGGGCACCATCTGA
- a CDS encoding 3-keto-disaccharide hydrolase, whose protein sequence is MTRIASLAPIAILGLNVAAFAQPAAATKDAGWTALFDGKSLAGWRAFKSETPPPGWMVKDGVLVHSGTGGDLMTVREFGSFELELDYKIAIGGNSGIMYRVVTEGDAPYWSGPEYQILDNERHPDAKNGPDRLSGANYDLIAPSAAVSKPAGEWNTAKIVVQGNHVEHWLNGTRVVEYEFGSPAWTTLVAENKFKAWPIYGKAARGHIVLQDHGNVVEFRNIRIKDLN, encoded by the coding sequence ATGACGCGGATTGCATCTCTGGCGCCTATCGCCATTCTGGGCCTGAACGTCGCGGCGTTCGCGCAACCGGCCGCGGCCACGAAGGACGCGGGCTGGACGGCGTTGTTCGACGGCAAGTCGTTGGCCGGCTGGCGCGCCTTCAAGAGCGAGACGCCGCCACCCGGATGGATGGTCAAGGACGGTGTCCTCGTGCACAGCGGCACGGGCGGCGACCTGATGACCGTCCGCGAGTTCGGGAGTTTCGAACTCGAACTCGACTACAAGATCGCGATCGGCGGCAACAGCGGCATCATGTACCGCGTCGTCACCGAGGGCGATGCGCCCTACTGGAGCGGCCCCGAGTACCAGATCCTCGACAACGAGCGTCACCCCGACGCCAAGAACGGCCCGGACCGGCTCTCCGGCGCCAACTACGACCTGATCGCGCCGTCTGCCGCCGTGAGCAAGCCCGCAGGCGAGTGGAACACCGCGAAGATCGTCGTCCAGGGCAACCACGTGGAGCACTGGCTGAACGGCACCAGGGTGGTCGAGTACGAGTTCGGCAGTCCGGCCTGGACGACGCTGGTGGCCGAAAACAAGTTCAAGGCATGGCCGATCTACGGCAAGGCCGCCAGGGGACACATCGTGCTCCAGGATCACGGCAACGTCGTCGAGTTCCGCAACATCCGGATCAAGGACCTGAACTGA